From the uncultured Trichococcus sp. genome, one window contains:
- the thpR gene encoding RNA 2',3'-cyclic phosphodiesterase gives MRVFIGVRIPEAIKEQLVAVQEEVKRASVKGSFTDPENFHLTVRFVGEVEPDQKRAIETALAGCTEKQLPFLIETAGLGYFSKKNKWIIWMGIKENIQLQRLYDQLNASLRGQETLLAAEVDFIPHLTLGRGIVLSREWEVLSEVPLPPYQKIPVTALTLFESVRVDGKLVYRPIADFPFNGQAIQPASSQPTNP, from the coding sequence ATGAGAGTATTTATCGGCGTCAGAATACCTGAAGCCATCAAAGAACAGCTGGTTGCCGTTCAGGAAGAAGTGAAGCGTGCCAGCGTCAAAGGATCATTCACAGATCCGGAAAACTTCCATTTGACGGTGCGTTTTGTCGGGGAAGTGGAACCGGATCAGAAGCGTGCGATCGAGACTGCGCTGGCCGGCTGCACCGAAAAACAGTTGCCATTCCTGATCGAAACGGCTGGATTGGGTTATTTTTCAAAAAAAAACAAGTGGATCATCTGGATGGGCATCAAAGAAAATATACAGCTCCAACGTCTCTATGATCAACTCAATGCTTCCTTGCGGGGGCAAGAGACGCTGTTGGCTGCTGAGGTGGATTTTATCCCGCACCTCACGCTCGGTAGGGGTATCGTGCTGTCGCGGGAGTGGGAAGTTCTAAGCGAAGTGCCGTTGCCGCCGTATCAAAAGATTCCGGTCACTGCGCTTACTTTGTTCGAAAGTGTGCGGGTAGACGGGAAACTGGTTTATCGCCCGATCGCTGATTTCCCGTTCAACGGTCAGGCAATCCAGCCGGCATCCAGCCAACCGACAAATCCCTGA
- a CDS encoding MraY family glycosyltransferase — MSFFIRFMLLFGATILASMLFTYLFRAAARRFRWTDQPSEAKVHVKETPTMGGVAIFVAYWGAFFLGVPLSNRSGFAGIMFLSSLIILVTGIIDDTYDLRPWQKMIGILTAANVLYFFTGIKIDSLTLDYFGTIEFHEAGYFVMMLWIVVITNAVNLMDGLDGLAAGTSIISLSTMGFVSYFFTDYMDVATVVMIFLLVASLLGFLPFNFYPASIFLGDTGSLFVGFMIAVLSLYGLKHATFVSLLIPVAILGVPLTDTIAAVLRRTLHKRSISAKDKSHLHHRLLRLGFTHRQTVLVIYALAIIFSLTAILFPISSFWGTVVLGVGLVFGVVLFIVSFNLLDSNRSKLRKILYRLLREKGNKNK, encoded by the coding sequence GTGAGTTTCTTTATACGTTTTATGCTTCTTTTCGGTGCAACGATCCTGGCGAGTATGCTGTTCACCTATCTTTTCCGTGCAGCAGCGAGACGGTTCCGCTGGACGGATCAGCCCTCCGAAGCGAAAGTGCATGTCAAGGAGACGCCGACGATGGGAGGCGTGGCCATATTCGTGGCTTATTGGGGCGCCTTTTTCCTTGGGGTTCCTCTGAGTAATCGTTCAGGTTTTGCGGGCATCATGTTTTTGAGCTCGCTGATCATACTCGTGACGGGTATCATCGATGATACCTATGATCTGAGGCCCTGGCAGAAAATGATCGGTATTCTTACCGCGGCGAATGTCCTCTATTTCTTTACGGGCATCAAAATAGACAGCCTGACGCTGGATTATTTCGGAACGATCGAATTCCATGAAGCGGGTTACTTTGTGATGATGCTGTGGATTGTGGTCATCACGAATGCGGTGAATCTGATGGATGGGCTGGATGGTTTGGCGGCGGGCACTTCGATCATTTCCCTCTCGACGATGGGCTTCGTCAGCTATTTCTTCACCGATTATATGGATGTGGCCACTGTCGTCATGATATTCCTTTTGGTCGCGAGCTTGCTGGGTTTTTTGCCTTTCAACTTCTACCCGGCCTCCATTTTCTTGGGGGATACGGGATCGTTGTTTGTAGGCTTTATGATTGCGGTGCTGTCCTTGTATGGCCTGAAACATGCCACCTTCGTATCGCTGCTGATACCGGTGGCCATTCTCGGGGTACCCTTGACGGACACGATTGCCGCTGTCCTTCGCCGGACATTGCACAAGCGGTCCATCAGCGCGAAGGATAAAAGCCACCTGCACCACCGGTTGCTGCGGTTAGGTTTTACGCACCGCCAGACCGTCTTGGTCATTTATGCTTTGGCGATCATCTTTTCTTTGACTGCCATCCTGTTCCCGATTTCATCTTTCTGGGGAACGGTCGTTTTGGGAGTCGGCCTGGTTTTCGGCGTGGTGCTCTTCATCGTCTCCTTCAATTTGTTGGACAGCAATCGTTCCAAGTTGCGCAAAATATTGTATCGCCTTTTGAGGGAAAAGGGCAACAAAAACAAATGA
- a CDS encoding LTA synthase family protein has translation MKISKQFKMMQEKLQCKSKGHILHCFSLLATVFVVHLFLQWTQNDLDAGLVVNFVFAWHTEKFLISTGVLLTLGLWLWALIGNIRWANALLLLSGGILGMATYEKMLQRNEPVYPSDLKMLREVTFLLEMLNGRTLAALSLVFLLFLAFVLFSLRHAKSKKTVKMGWKSRVLVLVSTSIALGYAGQFQQEGNLLKKAYDRTAYWIPYSQQMNYYNTGFVAGFLYNLSAAPMAMPTDYSQERIDELKETYQQLADEINAEKTAALPETNVIYIMNESFADPLELEGLNLQTDPIPFTRTLMDTSYSGELLSQGYGGGTANIEFEALTGFSMEPFAANITTPYTQFLSSQDDFPSVVSRLEEAGFRTTAIHPYNTTMYKRLENYETLGFDSFLYEDTMTNTDKLETNPYISDAAAYAEITAILKASEEKDFIHLVTMQNHTPYQNKYTVTPSAAETGIASQTIRNYLQDLQYSDQALAELLAALQQWDEPTVVVFWGDHWPSVFGEDIYALNTIQNMHETPMFIYSNTEEVQKDLGVTSPIYFFPEVLELSGSRITAFEALLMALQEQVPAFEKTLYVDGVTGEYVSSREGLSEQARSLLADYDLIQYDTTTGNRYAESNGFFRMRD, from the coding sequence GTGAAAATCAGCAAACAATTTAAAATGATGCAAGAAAAGCTGCAGTGCAAGAGCAAGGGGCATATCCTGCACTGCTTCAGCTTGTTGGCGACCGTGTTCGTGGTCCATCTCTTTCTTCAATGGACTCAAAATGATCTGGATGCCGGACTGGTCGTGAATTTTGTGTTTGCTTGGCATACGGAGAAGTTTCTGATCAGCACGGGCGTATTACTGACACTGGGGCTATGGCTTTGGGCGTTGATAGGGAATATCCGCTGGGCGAACGCACTGCTGCTGCTGTCGGGCGGAATCCTCGGGATGGCGACCTATGAAAAGATGCTGCAGCGGAACGAACCCGTTTACCCGAGCGACTTGAAGATGCTGAGGGAGGTAACCTTCCTTTTGGAGATGCTGAACGGACGGACACTGGCTGCGTTAAGCTTGGTGTTCCTGCTGTTTCTGGCATTTGTGCTTTTTTCCCTTCGTCATGCAAAGTCCAAGAAAACCGTGAAAATGGGATGGAAGTCACGCGTCCTGGTGCTCGTTTCGACAAGCATAGCACTCGGTTATGCGGGCCAGTTCCAACAGGAAGGCAACCTGCTGAAGAAAGCCTATGACCGGACGGCTTATTGGATCCCATACAGCCAACAAATGAATTACTACAATACCGGCTTTGTGGCCGGGTTCCTTTACAACCTTTCGGCTGCGCCGATGGCGATGCCGACGGACTATTCGCAGGAAAGAATAGATGAGTTGAAGGAAACTTATCAGCAGCTTGCTGACGAAATCAATGCTGAGAAAACGGCAGCGTTGCCCGAAACGAATGTCATCTACATCATGAACGAAAGTTTTGCGGACCCGCTTGAATTGGAAGGGTTGAATCTGCAAACTGATCCGATACCGTTCACGCGAACCTTGATGGATACGAGCTACAGCGGCGAGCTATTATCCCAAGGATATGGCGGCGGAACCGCCAATATCGAATTTGAGGCTTTGACGGGTTTTTCGATGGAGCCGTTCGCCGCGAACATCACGACGCCGTATACGCAATTCCTGTCCTCCCAGGACGATTTCCCTTCCGTCGTTTCGCGTTTGGAAGAAGCCGGTTTCCGGACGACAGCCATCCATCCCTACAATACGACCATGTACAAGCGGCTGGAGAACTATGAGACTTTGGGGTTCGACTCTTTCCTCTACGAGGACACGATGACGAATACGGACAAGCTGGAAACCAATCCGTACATTTCGGATGCAGCCGCGTACGCTGAAATAACGGCTATCCTGAAAGCCAGCGAGGAAAAAGATTTTATCCACTTGGTGACGATGCAGAACCATACGCCTTATCAAAACAAATACACGGTTACCCCTTCCGCAGCGGAAACCGGCATAGCCAGCCAGACGATCCGGAACTATCTGCAGGATCTGCAGTACAGCGATCAAGCCTTGGCAGAGCTGTTGGCTGCTCTCCAGCAGTGGGACGAGCCGACCGTCGTCGTATTTTGGGGGGATCATTGGCCCAGCGTTTTCGGCGAGGATATTTATGCGCTGAACACGATCCAAAATATGCATGAAACACCTATGTTCATCTACAGCAATACGGAAGAAGTCCAAAAGGATCTAGGGGTCACCAGTCCCATCTATTTCTTCCCGGAAGTGCTGGAATTGAGCGGCAGCCGCATCACCGCGTTTGAAGCCCTGTTGATGGCGTTGCAGGAACAGGTGCCGGCTTTCGAAAAGACGCTGTATGTTGATGGCGTTACCGGTGAATATGTCTCGAGCCGAGAAGGACTGTCCGAGCAGGCAAGAAGTCTGCTGGCGGATTATGATCTGATCCAGTACGATACGACCACCGGAAACCGATACGCAGAATCAAACGGTTTTTTCCGAATGCGCGACTGA
- a CDS encoding UDP-N-acetylmuramoyl-L-alanyl-D-glutamate--2,6-diaminopimelate ligase: MKATDLIDVLKMKKVVGSLDPDLNIGKISQDSRDIQSGDLFICIDGTQVDGHNYVEKAVANGAGLIVAHKDVQKVAATVPVVYVPDTGKAMSLLANHFYGYPSEAMKVIGVTGTNGKTTVTYLVEAILKAMDKKTGLMGTIEMHIGDEVHKTKNTTPDSITMQKALHLMVEKETEYFTLELSSIALEMGRAWGLDLDVAIMTNLTHEHMEFHHTMEAYAEAKKLLFSQLGNGRKNGRTKAAVLNADDETIHSYRIATAAEVISYSVKDETADFFAADITYSRTQTRFDLVVNGERYPVVTNLVGLYNVSNTLAALAAVYAVGIPLDEATKAVTSLAGVTGRLEIVPGASDIGVYVDFAHSPDAMEKVLSVVREFTQGKVISVFGGAGEREHEKRPIMARIGTELSDHVVLTTDDTGKEPQEQIIAMMLAGIEKDNYEYIENRKEAIMHAIAIAEPGDTVILLGRGHEADYNDRGRMIRLLDSEVAAEAIALRNKRPLDKA, from the coding sequence GTGAAAGCTACAGATTTAATCGATGTACTCAAAATGAAAAAAGTTGTCGGGAGCCTGGATCCCGATTTGAATATCGGAAAAATAAGTCAGGATTCCCGCGATATCCAATCGGGGGATCTGTTTATCTGCATCGACGGAACGCAAGTGGATGGCCACAACTACGTAGAGAAGGCGGTCGCCAATGGTGCGGGCTTGATCGTTGCCCATAAGGATGTCCAAAAAGTGGCGGCGACTGTCCCGGTGGTGTATGTTCCCGATACGGGAAAAGCGATGAGTCTGCTGGCGAATCACTTTTATGGCTATCCGAGTGAGGCGATGAAAGTCATCGGCGTCACCGGGACAAACGGAAAGACGACGGTGACCTACTTGGTGGAAGCCATCCTTAAGGCGATGGACAAAAAGACCGGATTGATGGGCACCATCGAAATGCATATCGGCGACGAAGTGCACAAAACGAAAAACACGACGCCCGACAGCATCACGATGCAAAAAGCCCTGCACCTTATGGTTGAGAAGGAAACGGAATACTTCACTCTGGAGCTGTCCTCGATCGCTTTGGAGATGGGCAGGGCATGGGGGCTTGATCTGGATGTCGCCATCATGACGAATCTGACGCATGAGCATATGGAATTCCATCACACGATGGAAGCCTATGCTGAAGCGAAAAAGCTGCTGTTCTCCCAACTGGGGAACGGCCGCAAAAATGGACGGACGAAAGCAGCGGTACTGAATGCGGATGATGAAACGATCCACAGCTACCGCATCGCTACGGCGGCGGAAGTCATTTCTTACAGCGTGAAGGATGAAACGGCAGATTTCTTCGCAGCGGACATCACATACAGCCGCACGCAGACCCGCTTCGATCTGGTCGTAAACGGGGAACGCTATCCGGTCGTGACGAATCTGGTGGGACTTTATAATGTCTCCAATACGTTGGCTGCGCTGGCGGCTGTCTATGCTGTCGGCATTCCATTGGATGAGGCGACAAAAGCGGTGACGTCACTGGCTGGCGTTACCGGCAGGCTGGAGATCGTTCCCGGCGCGAGCGACATCGGCGTCTATGTCGATTTTGCCCATTCGCCCGACGCGATGGAAAAAGTATTGAGTGTGGTGCGCGAGTTCACCCAAGGAAAAGTCATTTCCGTTTTCGGCGGGGCTGGGGAACGGGAGCATGAAAAACGTCCGATCATGGCCCGCATCGGTACGGAACTTTCCGATCATGTGGTCCTGACGACGGACGACACCGGGAAAGAACCGCAGGAACAGATCATCGCGATGATGCTTGCCGGCATCGAAAAGGACAACTATGAATACATCGAAAACCGCAAAGAAGCCATCATGCATGCCATCGCCATTGCAGAACCGGGAGATACGGTCATCCTGCTGGGGCGCGGACATGAGGCTGACTACAACGACAGAGGCAGAATGATCCGCCTGCTGGACAGTGAAGTAGCGGCTGAAGCGATTGCATTGCGCAACAAACGGCCTTTGGACAAAGCCTAA
- a CDS encoding nicotinate phosphoribosyltransferase: MSFDYNDESLALHTDLYQINMMKTYWDEGITEKHAIFELYFRKYPFNNGYAVYAGLERFVSYIQNLRFTDTDIAYLREHVGYEEGFLEYLKNFRFSGTIRSALEGDLVFANEPIVQVEGPLAECQLIETALLNIVNFQTLIATKAARLRYVCDGEPLLEFGSRRAQEMDAAIWGTRAAYIAGFDATSNVRAAKLFGIPASGTHSHSMVQVYRNDYDAFMAYARSHKDCVFLVDTYDTLKSGVPNAIKVAREMGDKINFLGVRIDSGDMAYISKKVRQQLDEAGFADAKIYASNDLDELTILNLKMQGAKIDVWGVGTKLITAYDQPALGAVYKLVSIADDNGKMVDTMKISSNAEKVSTPGKKQVWRITRKRDGKSEGDYIALWEENPDQEAELYMFHPVFTYINKTITDFEARPVLQDIIMNGELVYELPMLQEVKAFSEAQMSGLWDEYKRILNPEDYPVDLSQKTYDHKMSTIKAIKKQIKEEAASLESSK, translated from the coding sequence ATGAGTTTTGATTATAACGATGAGAGTTTAGCTTTGCATACTGATTTGTACCAAATTAACATGATGAAAACTTATTGGGATGAAGGCATTACCGAAAAACATGCAATTTTTGAACTGTACTTCCGGAAGTATCCTTTCAATAATGGCTATGCAGTCTATGCGGGGCTTGAACGCTTCGTATCCTACATTCAGAATTTGCGCTTTACGGATACGGACATCGCTTATTTGCGTGAGCATGTCGGCTACGAGGAAGGTTTTTTGGAGTACCTGAAAAATTTCCGTTTCTCGGGCACGATCCGTTCCGCTTTGGAGGGGGATCTCGTCTTCGCCAATGAACCGATTGTCCAGGTGGAAGGTCCTTTGGCGGAATGCCAATTGATCGAGACAGCCCTGTTGAATATCGTGAATTTCCAGACGCTGATAGCTACGAAAGCTGCACGTCTTCGTTATGTCTGCGACGGCGAACCGCTGCTTGAGTTCGGCTCCAGAAGGGCACAGGAAATGGATGCCGCCATTTGGGGCACACGCGCAGCCTATATCGCAGGATTCGATGCGACAAGCAACGTCCGGGCAGCCAAATTGTTCGGCATTCCGGCCTCCGGTACGCATTCGCATTCGATGGTGCAAGTCTATCGCAATGATTATGATGCCTTCATGGCATATGCGCGTTCCCACAAGGATTGTGTATTCCTGGTGGATACCTATGATACTTTGAAATCAGGTGTGCCGAATGCCATCAAAGTGGCGAGGGAAATGGGCGATAAAATCAACTTCCTCGGTGTACGCATAGACAGTGGGGACATGGCCTACATCTCCAAAAAAGTCCGTCAGCAATTGGACGAAGCTGGTTTTGCCGATGCAAAAATCTACGCTTCGAATGATTTGGATGAATTGACCATCCTGAACTTGAAGATGCAAGGAGCAAAAATAGATGTTTGGGGTGTCGGCACGAAGCTGATCACCGCCTACGATCAACCGGCGCTTGGTGCGGTCTATAAACTGGTTTCGATTGCGGATGATAACGGCAAAATGGTCGATACAATGAAAATATCCAGTAATGCCGAAAAAGTCTCGACACCAGGCAAGAAACAAGTATGGCGGATCACGCGCAAGCGCGACGGCAAGTCGGAAGGGGACTACATTGCGCTTTGGGAAGAAAATCCCGATCAAGAGGCGGAACTGTACATGTTCCATCCGGTCTTTACCTACATCAACAAGACCATCACTGACTTTGAGGCGCGTCCCGTCCTGCAGGACATCATCATGAATGGCGAACTGGTCTATGAATTGCCGATGCTCCAGGAAGTAAAAGCCTTCTCGGAAGCGCAGATGAGCGGTTTGTGGGATGAATACAAGCGTATCCTGAATCCGGAAGATTATCCGGTCGATTTATCGCAAAAGACCTACGACCATAAGATGTCCACCATCAAGGCCATCAAGAAACAAATCAAAGAAGAAGCCGCTTCGTTGGAAAGCAGTAAATAA
- a CDS encoding DegV family protein has product MKIAVVTDSTAYLTAEIRQRHHIHMLPLVVNIGAKSYQEEIDLVAEDFYALMKSSEDFPKSSQPAVGAMHQLYEELAKEHDAIISIHLSSGISGTYQNAAALSREYPEFNIHAFDSEISCYVQARFVLEAARLAAAGIEPEQIIARLDHMKKRSCAYFMVDDLMNLQRGGRLSGGAAVIGSIMKIKPVLHFSDKKIVVFEKIRTNARALRRIEELLGQAAAEADYPIVATVIHGNIPEKGQAWLEHLQKEFPDIRFELSYFGPVIGTHLGEGALGLTWTEDTELSYPV; this is encoded by the coding sequence ATGAAAATTGCAGTAGTTACGGACAGTACCGCTTATCTGACGGCTGAAATACGCCAGCGGCATCATATTCATATGCTGCCGTTAGTCGTGAATATCGGAGCAAAATCGTATCAGGAAGAAATAGATTTGGTTGCGGAGGACTTCTATGCCTTGATGAAATCATCTGAGGATTTCCCGAAAAGCTCCCAACCAGCAGTGGGTGCCATGCATCAGCTGTATGAAGAATTGGCGAAGGAACATGATGCGATCATCAGCATCCATCTCTCAAGCGGCATCAGCGGCACATACCAGAATGCTGCCGCTTTAAGCAGGGAATATCCTGAGTTCAACATCCATGCCTTCGATTCTGAAATCAGCTGCTATGTGCAGGCCCGCTTCGTTTTGGAGGCTGCAAGGTTGGCTGCTGCCGGCATCGAACCGGAGCAGATCATTGCGCGATTGGACCATATGAAAAAACGTTCCTGCGCCTACTTCATGGTGGACGATCTCATGAACCTGCAGCGCGGCGGCAGATTATCGGGCGGGGCGGCTGTCATCGGCTCCATCATGAAGATCAAACCGGTGCTGCATTTTTCGGACAAAAAGATAGTCGTTTTCGAAAAAATCAGGACCAATGCAAGAGCATTGCGACGGATCGAAGAGCTGTTGGGCCAGGCGGCTGCAGAGGCGGATTATCCGATCGTCGCAACCGTCATCCATGGCAACATTCCCGAAAAAGGGCAGGCTTGGCTGGAACACCTCCAAAAAGAGTTTCCGGACATCCGGTTTGAATTGAGCTATTTCGGCCCTGTCATCGGGACGCATCTGGGTGAGGGTGCACTGGGGCTGACTTGGACGGAAGACACCGAATTGAGCTATCCGGTATAG
- the nadE gene encoding ammonia-dependent NAD(+) synthetase translates to MRPLQKEIIAALRVKPEIDPKEEIRISIDFMKDYLAAHPFLKSFVLGISGGQDSTLTGKLAQLAIQEMRDETGDDSYQFIAVRLPYGIQFDEHDAQAALAFISPDQKLVVNIKEMADAALDALEEAGLTITDFNKGNIKARQRMIVQFAIAGDSSGAVLGTDHAAESVTGFFTKFGDGAADLLPIWRLNKRQGRQLLKELGAPAELYEKVPTADLEENRPALPDEVALGVTYEMIDAYLEGKEMPDKDAEVIESWYTKTEHKRHLPITVYDSFWKEA, encoded by the coding sequence ATGCGTCCATTACAAAAAGAAATTATCGCTGCATTAAGGGTGAAGCCGGAAATCGATCCAAAAGAGGAAATCCGCATCAGCATCGATTTCATGAAAGATTATTTGGCGGCACACCCATTTTTGAAGTCATTCGTATTAGGGATCAGCGGAGGCCAAGACTCCACTTTGACGGGGAAGTTAGCTCAGTTGGCGATTCAGGAAATGCGCGACGAGACTGGGGACGACAGTTACCAGTTCATTGCTGTGCGCCTTCCGTACGGTATTCAATTTGATGAGCACGATGCCCAAGCTGCACTTGCCTTCATCTCGCCTGACCAAAAATTGGTCGTAAACATCAAGGAAATGGCTGACGCTGCACTCGATGCACTTGAAGAAGCCGGCCTTACCATCACCGACTTCAACAAAGGCAACATCAAAGCACGTCAACGCATGATCGTTCAGTTCGCGATAGCGGGTGACAGCAGCGGAGCTGTTTTGGGGACTGACCATGCGGCGGAATCCGTGACCGGTTTCTTCACAAAATTCGGCGATGGCGCCGCCGACTTGTTGCCGATTTGGCGCCTGAACAAACGCCAAGGCCGTCAGTTACTGAAGGAATTGGGCGCACCGGCAGAGCTCTATGAAAAAGTGCCGACAGCGGACTTGGAAGAAAATCGTCCCGCTTTGCCTGATGAGGTCGCTCTGGGAGTGACTTACGAGATGATCGATGCGTATCTGGAAGGCAAGGAAATGCCGGACAAGGACGCTGAAGTCATCGAAAGTTGGTACACGAAGACAGAGCATAAACGTCACTTGCCGATAACGGTCTATGACAGTTTTTGGAAAGAAGCCTAA
- a CDS encoding YigZ family protein, which yields MLTTYHTIAESGVSEIIIKGSRFICSLKRVQSEDEAKAFIQAVKKEHWKATHNCSAYLIGDQNEIQRAHDDGEPSGTAGVPMLEVLKKNDLRYVAAVVTRYFGGTKLGAGGLIRAYSRSVSTGLKDVGIVVRSLQKKVGCIVSYSASGKLENYLAQSPYTLIEVQYTDQVGFLCGVPTEDISHFQSTVTDVMNGRVVFEIGEEDYVERPVSIAHDEADEGEIE from the coding sequence ATGCTGACAACCTATCACACTATCGCAGAGAGCGGCGTTTCCGAGATCATCATCAAGGGTTCCCGCTTCATCTGCAGCCTCAAACGTGTCCAATCCGAGGACGAGGCCAAAGCATTCATCCAAGCGGTCAAAAAAGAGCATTGGAAAGCGACGCACAACTGTTCCGCTTACCTGATCGGCGACCAGAACGAAATCCAGCGCGCCCATGACGACGGCGAGCCTTCCGGAACAGCCGGCGTCCCGATGCTGGAAGTGCTCAAGAAAAACGACCTGCGTTACGTCGCTGCCGTCGTCACCCGTTATTTCGGCGGGACAAAGTTGGGTGCCGGCGGATTGATCCGCGCCTACAGCCGGTCGGTATCGACAGGACTGAAGGACGTCGGCATCGTTGTCCGCAGCCTCCAGAAAAAAGTCGGCTGCATCGTTTCCTATTCCGCATCCGGAAAATTGGAGAATTACTTGGCACAATCGCCTTACACGCTGATCGAGGTCCAATACACCGATCAGGTTGGTTTCTTGTGCGGCGTCCCTACGGAAGACATCAGCCATTTCCAGAGCACCGTTACGGATGTCATGAACGGCCGTGTCGTCTTTGAAATCGGCGAAGAGGATTACGTGGAACGTCCGGTTTCCATCGCTCATGATGAAGCTGATGAAGGGGAAATCGAATAG